The following are from one region of the Mycolicibacterium helvum genome:
- a CDS encoding DinB family protein produces MRPFEVLLDDERTQLDAFIEEYRGAIEAALSGLTEEQVRVQLVPSATTLLGLLKHVTWMQRVWFEECVGGRPRGELGLVNSPDESFQLADENSSTSVVAAHRQACATARAAVSGLPLDAVVTGHRGGPRTLHWVYLQVLRELAHHCGHADILREQILAS; encoded by the coding sequence ATGCGCCCGTTCGAGGTGCTGCTGGATGACGAGCGCACTCAGCTCGACGCGTTTATCGAGGAGTATCGGGGCGCCATCGAAGCCGCACTCAGCGGTCTCACCGAGGAGCAGGTTCGTGTCCAGCTCGTGCCCTCGGCGACGACGTTGCTCGGGTTGCTTAAGCACGTCACATGGATGCAGCGAGTGTGGTTCGAGGAGTGCGTCGGAGGTAGACCCCGTGGGGAGCTAGGACTGGTGAACAGTCCAGACGAGTCCTTCCAACTCGCTGACGAGAACAGCAGCACCAGCGTTGTGGCGGCGCACAGGCAGGCCTGTGCGACGGCTCGGGCGGCCGTGTCCGGCCTCCCGCTAGACGCTGTCGTGACGGGCCATCGGGGCGGGCCCCGCACGTTGCACTGGGTGTACCTGCAGGTTCTGCGCGAACTGGCTCACCACTGCGGTCACGCCGACATCCTGCGCGAACAGATTCTTGCTAGCTGA
- a CDS encoding cytochrome P450 has translation MFNKPTTALPPGPGLPPAIQAVLMLRYWPHLVSACRRRYGRTFTLRIAQMGTLVYLDDPADIKQVFAGDPAIYHAGEANSMLSGLLGPASVLVVDDEVHRDRRRLMLEPFHRDAVARQTEVMAQIAAANIAGWPVGKPFAVAPKMSEITLEVIMRLVIGASDAARLAALREVLPKLLNLSAFQLLAIGTPSLQQRRPWRGVRRRIEEADRLLYAEIAERRADPDLASRTDALAMLVRAADQDGRTMTDSELRDQLMTLLVAGHDTTATGLSWALERLTRHPAVLAKAVRAAEAGDDEYLDAVAKETLRNRPVVFDVGRVLKQPVEIAGYLLPAGVMVAPGVGLVHSDDRVYPDADRFDPDRMIGATLSPTTWLPFGGGARRCLGATFAMAEMRVVLGEVLRRTDLVPTTARGESQRVKHVILTPKRGARITVARLRAAQELRNIRNNTAIHQ, from the coding sequence ATGTTTAATAAGCCGACGACGGCGCTGCCGCCAGGCCCCGGTCTGCCCCCTGCGATTCAGGCCGTGCTGATGTTGCGTTACTGGCCGCACTTAGTATCGGCCTGCCGGCGACGCTATGGGCGGACATTCACCCTGCGAATCGCCCAGATGGGCACGCTGGTGTACCTCGATGACCCAGCCGACATCAAGCAGGTGTTCGCGGGAGATCCCGCGATTTATCATGCCGGCGAGGCGAATTCGATGCTCTCCGGCCTGCTGGGCCCGGCCTCGGTGCTAGTGGTCGACGACGAGGTACACCGCGATCGACGCCGGCTGATGCTGGAGCCGTTCCACCGCGACGCCGTGGCACGTCAGACCGAGGTGATGGCACAGATCGCCGCAGCCAATATCGCCGGCTGGCCGGTGGGTAAGCCGTTTGCGGTGGCACCGAAGATGTCGGAGATCACCCTGGAGGTGATCATGCGCCTGGTCATCGGCGCCAGCGACGCCGCGCGGCTGGCCGCGCTGCGCGAGGTGCTGCCCAAGCTGCTGAACCTGTCGGCGTTCCAGCTGCTGGCGATCGGCACGCCCAGCCTGCAACAGCGGCGGCCCTGGCGCGGGGTGCGCCGGCGCATCGAGGAGGCCGACCGGCTGCTGTATGCCGAGATCGCGGAACGTCGCGCCGATCCGGACCTGGCGTCACGGACCGATGCGCTGGCGATGCTGGTGCGCGCCGCCGATCAGGACGGGCGCACGATGACCGACTCGGAGTTGCGCGACCAGTTGATGACCCTGCTGGTGGCCGGGCACGACACCACGGCGACGGGTTTGTCGTGGGCCCTGGAGCGGCTGACACGACATCCCGCGGTGCTGGCCAAGGCGGTGCGGGCCGCCGAGGCGGGCGACGACGAGTACCTGGATGCGGTGGCCAAGGAGACGTTGCGCAACCGGCCCGTGGTGTTCGACGTCGGCAGGGTTCTGAAACAGCCGGTGGAGATCGCCGGGTATCTGCTGCCAGCCGGGGTGATGGTGGCGCCCGGAGTGGGTCTGGTGCACTCCGATGACCGGGTCTATCCCGATGCGGATCGCTTCGACCCTGATCGGATGATCGGGGCGACGCTGAGCCCGACGACATGGCTGCCGTTCGGTGGCGGGGCGCGCCGGTGTCTGGGGGCGACGTTCGCGATGGCCGAGATGCGGGTGGTGCTGGGCGAGGTGCTGCGCCGGACGGACCTGGTGCCGACGACGGCGCGCGGCGAGAGCCAGCGGGTCAAGCACGTGATTCTCACACCGAAGCGCGGCGCACGGATCACCGTGGCGCGACTGCGGGCCGCACAAGAATTGCGAAACATCCGCAACAACACCGCGATTCACCAATAA
- a CDS encoding RsiV family protein yields the protein MRSFSVAVVVTVAAMSVSSGLAAAAPKDYCADLKGANTGSTCEIQLSDAGYSVDISVPLDYPDQKSVADYISQTRDAFLNTAKSGAPHSTPYELKITPTEYNSSVPPRGTQAVVFTVTQDIGGGGPQTTYKAFNWDQSYRKAITYTAAPDDKEHAPLWRVDDPLKTVAPIVESELQQQLAPPPAVAPPAQPGQPVTATPTSTPPPPPAPLPFAPAALYNPANYQNFAVVNDGVIFFFDQGVLLPTSAGALHVLVPRSAIDPMIA from the coding sequence ATGCGTTCTTTTAGCGTGGCAGTAGTCGTCACGGTTGCCGCGATGTCCGTTTCCTCTGGGCTGGCGGCGGCGGCCCCGAAGGATTACTGCGCCGACCTCAAGGGCGCCAACACCGGCAGCACCTGTGAGATCCAGCTCTCGGACGCCGGGTACAGCGTCGATATCAGCGTCCCGCTGGATTACCCCGACCAGAAATCGGTCGCCGACTACATCTCCCAGACACGTGACGCGTTCCTCAACACGGCCAAGTCCGGCGCGCCCCACAGCACGCCATACGAGCTGAAAATCACGCCGACGGAGTACAACTCGTCGGTTCCCCCGCGCGGCACGCAGGCCGTGGTATTCACGGTGACCCAAGACATCGGCGGTGGGGGTCCTCAGACGACGTACAAAGCATTCAACTGGGACCAGAGCTATCGCAAGGCGATCACCTACACCGCCGCACCCGACGATAAAGAACATGCGCCGCTGTGGCGGGTGGATGACCCGCTGAAGACCGTCGCGCCCATCGTCGAGTCCGAGCTGCAGCAGCAACTGGCACCGCCGCCGGCCGTTGCGCCGCCCGCACAACCCGGACAACCGGTTACGGCCACGCCGACCAGCACGCCGCCACCCCCGCCAGCGCCGTTGCCGTTCGCGCCAGCAGCGCTGTACAACCCGGCCAACTATCAGAATTTCGCGGTGGTCAACGACGGGGTGATTTTCTTCTTCGACCAGGGCGTGTTGTTGCCCACCTCAGCCGGGGCCTTGCACGTTCTGGTGCCGCGGTCCGCGATCGACCCGATGATCGCGTAA
- a CDS encoding DUF6319 family protein, giving the protein MTVDTWATEAPSTNTEMPDLLLRPVAATVPETQVAPAPADTEEPAKTPAKKAGKKSKTLELTLTVTGTADGEWHAELKRGTTYVARNLAVAAAAVSRAAKELHQDLATPIDEVIEEARSEQAARVAALEAELEAARKALADLD; this is encoded by the coding sequence ATGACTGTAGACACTTGGGCAACCGAAGCACCGTCTACCAATACTGAAATGCCGGACCTGTTGCTTCGCCCGGTCGCGGCGACGGTGCCCGAAACCCAGGTGGCGCCCGCCCCGGCGGACACCGAGGAGCCGGCGAAGACCCCGGCCAAGAAGGCCGGCAAGAAGTCCAAGACGCTCGAGCTCACACTCACTGTCACCGGTACCGCCGACGGTGAATGGCACGCGGAGCTCAAGCGGGGCACCACATACGTGGCGCGTAACCTCGCGGTTGCGGCGGCCGCCGTTTCCCGAGCGGCCAAGGAACTGCATCAGGATCTCGCCACCCCGATCGACGAGGTCATCGAGGAGGCGCGCTCGGAACAGGCCGCCCGGGTCGCCGCACTCGAAGCCGAGTTGGAAGCCGCCCGTAAGGCGCTCGCAGACTTGGACTGA